In the genome of Massilia sp. UMI-21, the window TGAAATACACGTAGTCGGCGATCGCGAAGCACTCGTGGACGTCGTGCGACACCAGGATCGAGGTCGAACCGAGGGCATCGTTCAGGTTGCGGATCAGGTTGGCGGTCACGCCCATCGAGATCGGATCGAGGCCGGCGAAGGGCTCGTCGTACATGATCAGTTCGGGGTCCAGGGCCACCGCACGGGCAACCGCGACCCGGCGCGCCATGCCGCCCGAGATCTCGGCCGGCTTCAGGCGGTGCGCGTTGCGCAGGCCTACCGCATTGAGCTTCATGAGGACCAGGTCACGGATCACTTCTTCAGGCAGGTCGGTGTGCTCGCGCAGCGGGAAAGCCACGTTGTCGAACACCGACAGGTCGGTGAACAGCGCGCCGAACTGGAACAGCATGCCCATGCGGCGGCGCAGGCGGTACAGGCCTTCGGTATTGAGCTTGTGCACGACTTCGCCGCCCACGCGCACCTCGCCGCGCTGCGGGCGGATCTGGCCGCCGATCAGGCGCAGGACCGTGGTCTTGCCACAGCCCGAGCCGCCCATGACGGCCACGAGCTTGCCGCGTGGAAAGTCCATGCGGAGGTTCGACAGGATGGAACGCTCTCCGTACGCAAAGTGCAGATCGCGGATTTCGACTAGGTTCGACACAGCGTGATTAATATTTGGGTAATCCGTTATTGTAGTGCAGAAAGCTTAAGCCCCGCTTGAGGTGGCCCATTTCCAGCAGCCGCCTTGACGTACCCTTGCAACAAAAATAACCGGCGGGTCAGATATTTCGGCGCCTAAGATGCTGTTTTTAAAAGGACATATCTATCTGTCAACATGACAGTTTATTTCAACTAAGAAACATATTCTATGAAGCAACATATTTATCCGGCAGCCAAGAGCGGTCGGATCGGCGTCACATTGCCTGTCATGTGATGCAGTGCAATAAGCCTCAGCGTAAGGAACTTGCGTGACTTTTGGTCGTGCGGGTACGCACATAAGTACAGTAATCGGCACAGAACCCAACATAAGTGTTGGACTATGCCCACAGTACCGGGCGTGCGTGCCCTCGGGCAGCCGGGGCTAGTCGCGCACGTGTGGGCCGAGCCTGCTCGCTGCCTGGGCCATTGCTGCCAGCGCAAGCCTGCCCTCAGGAGCGAGCCCGGCACGGGCCGCGAAGTCCTCGATGCTGTAGAAGTGTCCGCCCGTGGCGCGGCTGTGCAGGGCGCGCCCGGCGGCGCCGGCATCGATGCCGGGCAAGGCGAGCAGGTGCTCCCGCTCCGCGGTGTTCAGGTCGATGACGACACTTTCTCCCCCGGCGCCGGGCGTGGGCAGCAGCAGCCACACTGCCGGCCCGGCGTGGGCGGCCAGGCGTTCCGGATGGGCGGTCACCTGTTCCAGCTCTGCCGCGAATTGCTTGCGCGCCGCCTGCAGCATGGGCACGAAGGCCGCGGCGTCACCGACACGCCCCGGCTGCGCCAGCGCCTCGGCCGCGGCGGCCAGCCGCGGCGAGGCCAGCGCGCCATGGCTGACCTCCATCAGCGTCGCAATGAAGCGCTTGCCCTGCTCCGGGCTAGTGCGCAGCAGCACCTGCGCCAGGGCCGGCACGAGCGGGGTCGTCACGGTGAGCGGCTCGGCCGACAGCACGCGCAGGGCTGCGAACATCGCTGCGTAGCGCGTCTCCAGGCCGGCATCCTGCCCCGGCGGCGGCACTAGGTGGCGGTAGAAGAAGGTGGCGACGACGCCTTCGGAGGCAAGCATTTGCGCCGCATTCTTGAGTCGGGCGCGGTCGAACAGCGTCGATAGCTGGCGCGCCTGGATCGGGTCGGCCATGGCCGGGAGCGGCACCTGGCGGTGCACGAACCAGTTGCGGCGCATGCCGTCGATGCGCGTCGCACGGTCCAGGTTGCTCAACCAGAGCGGCAGATAGGGCTTGCCTTCCAGGCCGGCGTCCTCGGCGCGCAGGCGCTGGTTCAGGGTGAAGCGCCGCGCCAGTCCCTGGAAGTGGATGGCCCAGCCTTCGTCGAAGGCGGTCTGCTGGTCGGTGATGCTGAAGCTGTGGTGCGGTGCGCGCGAATACCCGTGCGGCAGGTTCGGCAGCAGGCGGCGCAGCATCACGTGTCCCAGTTCGTGCGCGAAGATTTCCTCGAAACTGCCGTCGGCGACGCTGGCGGCATCGACGACCAGGTCGACCATCGGCTCGTCCATCCAGCGCAGCGCCGCGCCTTCCTCGAGCCAGAAGCCGCGCCGCGCAAAGCCGCCGTCTTCCTGCGACAGCATGAGCCATGTGGTGCGCGCGCCCTGGCCGGCGCTGCGCATCGCCAGCTCGTCCAGCGCCAGCGCGGTCGCCGTGAAGCCGTGCCGCGCTTCGTGCTGGATGGCCTCGAACAGCTTGCCTTCCCGGACCCGCTTCACTACCGGCGCTTCCGCCTTGCCTCCGGGAGCGGGGCGGGTCAGCATCCCCTGCGCGCCGGACAGCGGAACCAGCACGCCCAGCTCGGCGGCGCCGGCGGCGGCGGCGGCGGCGACGGACATCACAACAAGACAAATGGTTCGGAACACGTGCTTCAGCATGAGGTCGGATCGCAAAAAAACAGCGCGAGGATAGCGGGTTCCGATGCACTCGTGTGAACAATCGAATATGTACGACCTGGTACTTGCGTGCATCGGGATAGGGGCGGTCAGCATGCTGACCGGCCCCTCCCACACCACCCGGCATGCGGGTCCGCACCGGGCGGTTCGAGTAGTTGAGGTTAAGTGAGGCGAGGCATGCCAAGACGATCGAAGTAGGCAATCGTCAGCACCTTGTTCAGGGCAAGGCGGCTGTTGCGCCACCAGCGGTGGCTGTTTCTAGCCACCAGCAAAGCGACATTCGGATTTGCCCCTAGCTTCAGCAGCTCCCGGTATATCGTCGTGCCACGCTTCCAGTGCTTGAGGTGGATGGCCCGCAGCCGATGACGCATCCACTCGCCCAGCGTGAGCAGGACGCGCGGAGTTTGCGCCAGGCCAAAGTAGCCTTTCCATCCCAGTACGTAGAGGCGCAAGCCTTCAATCACCTGTTGGATGCTTCGCCCGCCAGATCGGCGGGTGAGTTGCCTGATCTTTTGCCGAAACGCCTCCAGCGCCTTCTTCGTCACCGCCCGCTTCACCTCGCCTCTCGGAGCCATCCATAACTCATAGCCCAGAAATTTGCGGCCAAACGCCTGGCTTACCGCACTTTTCGATTCGTTGATCTTCAAGTGCAGCCTGTCGTATCGACGCTTGAGCAGGGCCATCACACGCTCGCCTGCCTTCTGACTGCGCACATATACATTACAGTCATCGGCATAGCGGGCAAAGCGGTGCCCCTGTCGTTCCAGGATCCGATCCACCTCGTCGAGAAGCACGTTGGCCAGAAGCGGTGAGAGCGGTCCGCCTTGCGGCGTCCCTTCCCCCCGTTCAACCACCACGCCGCCGTCCATGATCCCCGCGTTCAGGTAGGCGCGCACCAGCCGGATGATTCCAGCGTCGTTCACGCGTTTCCTCAGGCGGTCGATCAGGATGTCGTGGTTGACCCGATCAAAGAACTTCGACAGATCGACGTCGACCACGGTGCGGTAGCCTTCCTGCACGTACTGCTGTGCTGCAAGCACGGCATCACGCGCACGCCGGCCGGGCCGGAACCCATGGCTGTGTTCACTAAAGGTGGGATCGATCAGCGGTTGTAGCACCTGCAATAGTGCCTGCTGAATCAAACGGTCGGTCACGGTGGGTATCCCCAGTTCACGCTCGCTTCCATCCGGCTTCGGAATGCCGACGCGCCGCACCGGCATTGGCCGATACGTGCCTGCCATCAGTTGCTGCTTGATGGTCGGCCAAACGTGCTTCAGGTGTTGCCCGGTCCGGGCAATGTCCAGACCATCGACGCCTGCAGCTCCCTTGTTCGCCTTCACACGTTTCCACGCGCGTTGCATGTTCTCCCTCGCGAGCGCTTGCTCAAGCAAGTCTCGCCCTGTGTCTGCCGAGTCCTGTCGCGGGAACCGTGTTTCATCGCTGGTCACTTTAGACGAGGCTTCACCCCGCCTTACTGCGACCCGCCCCGCTGTTGCGGGCATCTGATGCTGTACACGATTCATCGACAAGTTGTTCGACACTCCTACTCGTTCGGCCCTTCGCTAAAAAAAAACTCAGCTACTACGGCCTCTGCTGACTTCTCGCTCCGATTTTTTTTTCATCGTCGCCCTTTTAGGCATGAGGCGAGATCTCCCCAGGTAAGAACGCACTCCTTCCCTGCACAACCGCCGGATTTACGCCGCTTCGCCTTGACCACAAGAACTTCGCGGTTTCATGCCCGCTCGTCCTGCTCGGCAGCGCCTTGTATCCGATTCTTGTCCATCGGCTCGCAGTTTCGCTCCACACTTCCTCTCCACACTCGGTCGCCCTCATGCAGTTGTGCTTCGCTTCGCTCGCTGTGGTCAGCTCGCGGCGGGACTTTCACCCACAAGAGTGCGCCCATGCTGGGCGCACATAAAAAAAGGCCTCCGAAGAGGCCTTGCGTCCTTCCAGCGCCGCCCGGCGGCGGCACGGATTATCGCGGCAGCACCGAACTCCCCATCAGGAACTCGTCGACCGCGCGCGCGCACTGGCGGCCTTCGCGGATCGCCCACACGACCAGCGACTGGCCGCGGCGCATGTCGCCGGCGGCGAAGACGTTCGGCTTCGACGTCTGGTACGACTTCTCGCCTTCGGTCGCAGCGCGGGCATTGCCGCGCGCATCCTTCTGCACGCCGAAGGCATCCAGCACGTTCTGCACCGGCGAAACGAAACCCATCGCCAGGAACACCAGGTCGGCCTTCATCTCGAATTCCGAGTCCGGCACTTCCTGCATCTTGCCGTCCTTCCACTCGACGCGGCAGGCGACCAGCTTGTCCACCTTGCCGCCCTTGCCTTCCAGGCGCTTGGTCGCCACCGCCCAGTCGCGCTGGCAGCCTTCCTCGTGCGAGGACGAGGTGCGCAGGCGGGTCGGCCAGTAGGGCCAGACCAGCGGCTTGTTTTCGTGCTCCGGCGGCATCGGCATCAGTTCGAACTGGGTGACGGACGCGGCGCCATGGCGGTTCGAGGTGCCGACGCAGTCGGAGCCGGTGTCGCCGCCGCCGATCACGACCACGTGCTTGGCCGTCGCCTTGATCTGGTCCTTGAGCTTGTCGCCGGCATTGACCCGGTTCTGCTGCGGCAGGAAGTCCATGGCGAAATGCACGCCCTTGAGTTCGCGGCCCGGCACCGGCAAGTCGCGCGGCTGCTCGGCGCCGCCGGCCAGGACCACGGCATCGAATTCCTTCTCCAGGTCTTCCGGGAAGATGGTGTCGCGTGCCATGTTGCTGACCGTGGCCGGGAAGTCCTTGCCGACCAGGACACTGGTGCGGAACGTGACACCCTCGGCCTTCATCTGCTCGACGCGACGGTCGATCAGGCCCTTCTCCATCTTGAAGTCGGGGATGCCGTAGCGCAGCAGGCCGCCGATGCGGTCGCTCTTCTCGAACACCGTCACGTCGTGGCCGACCCGCGCCAGCTGCTGGGCGGCGGCCAGGCCGGCCGGTCCGGAACCGATCACGGCGACCTTCCTGCCGGTCTTGGCGGCAGCGGGCTGCGGCACGATCCAGCCGTGTTCCCAGCCGGCGTCGGCGATCTTGCGCTCGATCGACTTGATGCCGACCGGCTCGTCGTTGATGCCCAGCGTGCAGGCCGACTCGCAGGGCGCCGGGCAGATGCGGCCGGTGAACTCGGGGAAGTTGTTGGTCGAATGGAGGTTCTCGACGGCCGCACGGTAGTTGCCGTGATAGACCAGGTCGTTCCAGTCGGGGATCTGGTTGTTGACCGGGCAGCCCGTGCTACAGAAAGGGATGCCGCAATCCATGCAGCGCGCGCCCTGCACCTTGGCCTGGCCGTCGGTCAGGGTCAGCACGAATTCCTTGTAGTTCTTGACGCGATCTTGCGGCGCGAGGTGGCCCTCTTCCTGCCGTTCGAATTCCATGAAGCCGGTAATTTTGCCCACGTTGTTTTCCTTTTCGTCCCTCGGAGCCGATGCTGGCTCCTTGCCGTCGTTCCGGCGAAGGCCGGAACCCAAGTCTGCTCGCGTATCGTCGGCGCTTGCAGAACCTGGGGCCCTGCCTGCGCCGGGATGACGTGCTAAATGTCGTGATACTGGATGCCTTGTCGGCGCGCCGCCGTTTGCCTTACGCCTCCAGCTCGATCTTGTCGTTCGCTTCTTCCATGCTCGAGTTGTGCATCTCCTCGAGCGCGCGCTTGTAGTCGGTCGGGAAGACCTTGACGAACTTGCCGCGGCTGTTGGCCCAGTCGTCGAGCAGGTTGCGCGCGCGGGTCGAACCCGTGTGCTTGAAGTGGCGCTCGATCAGGCGGCGCAGGATGGTTTCGTCCGATTCGCGCTCGCCGTCGCGGGTCTGGCTGTGCCAGCCGGCCTGGCCTTGCTGCTTGGTGGTCAACACCGGCTCCAGGTTCACCATCGACATATTGCACTTGCCTTCGAACTCGCCCGTCGGGTCGTACACGTAGGCGACGCCGCCCGACATGCCCGCCGCGAAGTTGCGGCCGGTCTCGCCCAGCACCACCACGGTGCCGCCGGTCATGTATTCGCAACCGTGGTCGCCGCAGCCCTCGACCACCGCCGTGGCGCCCGAGTTACGCACCGCGAAACGCTCGCCCGCCACGCCGTTGAAGAAGGCCTCGCCCGCAATCGCGCCATACAGCACCGTATTGCCGACGATGATGTTGTCCACTGCCCAGCCACGGAACTCGGTGTTCGGACGCACGATGATGCGGCCGCCCGACAGGCCTTTGCCGACGTAGTCGTTGCCCTCACCCACCAGGTCGATCGTGATGCCGCTGGCCAGGAAGGCCGCGGCCGACTGGCCGGCGGTGCCCTGCAACTGGATGTGGATGGTGTCGTCGGGCAGGCCGGCATGGCCGTAGCGCTTGGCCACTTCGCCCGACAGCATGGTGCCCACGGTGCGGTTCAGGTTCTTCACCGGCGAGATGAAGGAGACCCGTTCGCCCTTCTCCAGCGCGGCCTTGGCCTGGGCGATCAGCTTGTGGTCCAGCGCCTTGTCGAGGCCATGGTCCTGGGCGTCGGTATGGTACAGCGCGCGCGGCGATTCATGCTTCGGCTGGTAGAAGATGTTCGAGAAGTCCAGGCCCTGCGCCTTCCAGTGCTGGATCGCGCGTGCCTTGTCGAGCAGGTCGGTGCGGCCGATCAGTTCGTCGTAGCTGCGGATGCCCAGCTGCGCCATGATCTGGCGCGCTTCTTCGGCCACGAAGAAGAAGTAGTTCACCACGTGCTCTGGCTTACCCTGGAACTTGGCGCGCAGCACCGGGTCTTGCGTGGCCACGCCCACCGGGCAGGTATTCAGGTGGCACTTGCGCATCATGATGCAGCCTTCCACCACCAGCGGCGCGGTCGCAAAACCGATTTCGTCGGCGCCCAGCATGGCGGCCACCACCACGTCGCGGCCGGTGCGCATCTGGCCATCCGCCTGCACCCGGATGCGGCTGCGCAGGCCGTTCAGGACCAGCGTCTGCTGGGTCTCGGCCAGGCCCAGCTCCCATGGGGTGCCGGCGTGCTTGACCGAGGACAGCGGCGAGGCGCCGGTGCCGCCGTCGTGGCCGGCGACCACCACATGGTCGGCCTTGGCCTTCGAGACGCCCGCGGCCACGGTGCCGATGCCCACTTCCGACACCAGCTTGACCGAGATCGAGGCCCGCGGGTTGGCGTTCTTGAGGTCGTGGATCAGCTGCGCCAGGTCTTCGATCGAGTAGATGTCGTGGTGCGGCGGCGGCGAGATCAGGCCCACGCCCGGAACCGAGAAGCGCAAGCTGGCGATGTACTCGGACACCTTATGGCCCGGCAGCTGGCCGCCCTCGCCCGGCTTGGCGCCTTGCGCCATCTTGATCTGGATCTGGTCGGCCGCGGCCAGGTATTCGGCGGTGACGCCGAAGCGGCCCGAGGCCACCTGCTTGATCTTCGAGCGCAGCGAATCGCCTTCTTCGAGCGGGATGTCGACCATCACGCGCCCGGCGCCGAGCACTGATGCCAGCGTTTCGCCCTTGCTGATCTTGATGCCCTTGAATTCGTTGAGGTAGCGCGCCGGATCTTCGCCGCCCTCGCCCGTGTTGCTCTTGCCGCCGATGCGGTTCATGGCAATCGCCAGGGTGGCGTGGGCTTCGGTGCTGATCGAACCGAGCGACATGGCGCCGGTGGCGAAGCGCTTGACGATGTCCTTGGCCGGCTCGACTTCTTCCAGCGCAATCGCCTTCGAGGGATCGATCTTGAATTCGAACAGGCCGCGCAGGGTCAGGTGGCGGCGGGTCTGGTCGTTGATGATCTGCGCGTATTCCTTGTAGGTGCTGTAGTTGTTGGCGCGGGTCGAGTGCTGCAGTTTCGCAATGGCGTCCGGGGTCCACAGGTGGTCTTCGCCGCGCACGCGGAAGGCGTACTCGCCGCCGGTGTCGAGCGCGTTGGCCAGCACCGGGTCGCTGCCGAAGGCGAGCGCGTGCAGGCGCAGCGCTTCCTCGGCCACTTCGAACAGGCCGATGCCTTCGACGGTGGAGGAGGTGCCGCGGAAGTACTTGTCGACCAGCGACTTGTTCAGGCCCACGGCTTCGAAGATCTGCGCGCCGCAGTAGGACATGTAGGTGGAGATGCCCATCTTGGACATCACCTTCATCAGGCCCTTGCCGACCGCCTTGGTGTAGTTATGGATCGCCTTGTCGGCATCCTTCTCGTGCGGCAGGCTGTGCGCCAGGTCGCTGAGCGTTTCCAGCGCCAGGTAGGGGTGCACGGCTTCGGCGCCGTAGCCTGCCAGCAGGGCGAAGTGGTGGGTCTCGCGCGCCGAACCGGTTTCGACCACCAGGCCGGTGGAGGCGCGCAGGCCGCGCCCGACCAGGTGCTGGTGGATGGTCGAAGTGGCCAGCAGCGCGGGAATCGCGACCTGTTCAGGCGAGAGGTTGCGGTCCGAGACGATCAGGATGTTGTGACCCGACTTGACCGCATCGACGGCTTCCGCGCACAGCGAGGCCAGGCAGGCTTCGATGCCTTCCTTGCCCCAGGCGACCGGATAGCAGATGTTCAGCTCATACGACTTGAACTTGCCGCCGGTGTGCTGGCTGATGGCGCGCAGGCGCGCCATGTCGTCGAAGCCGAGGATCGGCTGCGCCACTTCCAGGCGCATCGGCGGGTTGACGTTGTTGGTGTCCAGCAGGTTCGGCTTGGGGCCGATGAAGGACACCAGCGACATCACCATGCTTTCGCGGATCGGGTCGATCGGCGGGTTGGTCACTTGCGCAAACAATTGTTTAAAGTAGTTATACAAAGGTTTGAGCTTGTTCGACATCACCGCCAGCGGCGAGTCGTTGCCCATCGAGCCCGTGGCTTCCTCGCCCAGCACCGCCATCGGCGCCATCAGGAACTTCAGGTCTTCCTGGGTGTAGCCGAAGGCTTGCTGGCGGTCGAGCAGCGGGATCGCGGCCCGTTCACCCTGCGCTGCGCCGTGGCTCGCACCGTCCTTGCCGCGGTTCTGCGCCAGCTGGCTTTCCGACAGCTTGATTTCATTGAGCTTGATGCGCACCGACTTGATCCAGGCTTTATAGGGCTTGGCGTTCGAGTAGGTGTCCTTGAGCTCCTTGTCGTCGATGATGCGGCCGGCTTCCAGGTCGATCAGGAACATCTTGCCCGGCTGCAGGCGCCATTTCTTGACGATGCGCGATTCGGGAATCGGCAGCACGCCGGATTCGGACGCCATGACCACCAGGTCGTCCTCGGTGATGACGTAGCGCGCCGGGCGCAGGCCGTTGCGGTCCAGGGTGCCGCCGATGTGGCGGCCGTCGGTGAAGGCCATGGCGGCCGGGCCGTCCCAGGGTTCCATCATCGCGGCGTGGTATTCGTAGAAGGCGCGGCGGTTGTCGTCCATCGACGTGTGGTTTTCCCAGGCTTCCGGGATCATCATCATCATCGCCTGGGCGACGGGATAGCCGGCCATCACCAGCAGTTCGAGCGCATTGTCGAAACAGGCGGTGTCGGACTGGCCTTCATAGATCAGCGGGAACAGCTTGCCCAGGTCTTCGCCCAGCACGGCGGATTTGAGCATGCCTTCGCGGGCGCGGGTCCAGTTGAAGTTGCCCTTGACGGTGTTGATCTCGCCGTTGTGCGCGATCAGGCGGTAGGGGTGGGCCAGCGGCCATTCCGGGAAGGTGTTGGTCGAGAAGCGCTGGTGCACCAGCGCCAGGGCCGAGATGCAGCGCGGATCCTGCAGGTCGCGGTAGTAGACGCCGACCTGGTCGGCCAGCAGCAGGCCTTTATAGACGATGGTGCGGGCCGACATCGAAGGCACGAAGAACTCCTTGCCGTGCAGGAGCTTCAAGGCCTGGATCGCGTGGCCGGACGACTTGCGGATGACGTAGAGCTTGCGCTCGAGCGCATCGGTGACCATGATGTCCGGGCCGCGGCCGATGAAGATCTGGCGGATCACGGGCTCCTTGGCCTTCACGAAAGGCGACATCGGCATGGCCTCGTCGACCGGCACGTTGCGCCAGCCGAGCACGACCTGGCCTTCGATGCGCACGGCGCGTTCGATTTCTTGTTCACAAGCGATGCGCGAGGCGTGTTCCTTCGGCAGGAACACCATGCCGACGCCGTACTCGCCGGGCGGCGGCAGTTCCACGCCCTGCCTGGCCATTTCGTCGCGGAAGTACTGGTCCGGGATCTGGATCAGGATACCGGCGCCGTCGCCCATCAGGGGATCGGCACCGACCGCGCCGCGGTGGTCGAGGTTCTTCAGGATCTGCAGGCCCTGCTCGATGATCGAGTGGCTCTTGTTGCCCTTGATATGGGCGATGAAACCGACGCCGCAGGCATCGTGCTCATTGGCGGGATCGTACAAACCTTGGGCAATCATGAGGCAATCTCCACAGCTTTATCGGGGGTTGAAAATCGAGAATAGTGCAACGCAGCAGAACCCGCAACCACAACAATTAGGGTCAGAGTCGAATTGTTTGACAACTTTCTGAAGATTCGATTAATTGGGGACAGAGTCAGACGAGAGCCGGCGATAGGGGTGAATTGTCTGGTAAGTGTCTGATTTCATGGCGCGAATGCGCGCCGAAGCGGGTCGCCGTGGCGAGCGCGGATATGACGCAGGTGCCGAAGCGCGCCGTCTGCACAGGCCCGCGATAAA includes:
- a CDS encoding helix-hairpin-helix domain-containing protein, with product MSVAAAAAAGAAELGVLVPLSGAQGMLTRPAPGGKAEAPVVKRVREGKLFEAIQHEARHGFTATALALDELAMRSAGQGARTTWLMLSQEDGGFARRGFWLEEGAALRWMDEPMVDLVVDAASVADGSFEEIFAHELGHVMLRRLLPNLPHGYSRAPHHSFSITDQQTAFDEGWAIHFQGLARRFTLNQRLRAEDAGLEGKPYLPLWLSNLDRATRIDGMRRNWFVHRQVPLPAMADPIQARQLSTLFDRARLKNAAQMLASEGVVATFFYRHLVPPPGQDAGLETRYAAMFAALRVLSAEPLTVTTPLVPALAQVLLRTSPEQGKRFIATLMEVSHGALASPRLAAAAEALAQPGRVGDAAAFVPMLQAARKQFAAELEQVTAHPERLAAHAGPAVWLLLPTPGAGGESVVIDLNTAEREHLLALPGIDAGAAGRALHSRATGGHFYSIEDFAARAGLAPEGRLALAAMAQAASRLGPHVRD
- a CDS encoding ABC transporter ATP-binding protein is translated as MSNLVEIRDLHFAYGERSILSNLRMDFPRGKLVAVMGGSGCGKTTVLRLIGGQIRPQRGEVRVGGEVVHKLNTEGLYRLRRRMGMLFQFGALFTDLSVFDNVAFPLREHTDLPEEVIRDLVLMKLNAVGLRNAHRLKPAEISGGMARRVAVARAVALDPELIMYDEPFAGLDPISMGVTANLIRNLNDALGSTSILVSHDVHECFAIADYVYFMSAGKIVAEGTPDDLRVSEDPYVKQFVNAAPDGPVPFHYPGKSLADDLGLGVRK
- a CDS encoding glutamate synthase subunit alpha, yielding MIAQGLYDPANEHDACGVGFIAHIKGNKSHSIIEQGLQILKNLDHRGAVGADPLMGDGAGILIQIPDQYFRDEMARQGVELPPPGEYGVGMVFLPKEHASRIACEQEIERAVRIEGQVVLGWRNVPVDEAMPMSPFVKAKEPVIRQIFIGRGPDIMVTDALERKLYVIRKSSGHAIQALKLLHGKEFFVPSMSARTIVYKGLLLADQVGVYYRDLQDPRCISALALVHQRFSTNTFPEWPLAHPYRLIAHNGEINTVKGNFNWTRAREGMLKSAVLGEDLGKLFPLIYEGQSDTACFDNALELLVMAGYPVAQAMMMMIPEAWENHTSMDDNRRAFYEYHAAMMEPWDGPAAMAFTDGRHIGGTLDRNGLRPARYVITEDDLVVMASESGVLPIPESRIVKKWRLQPGKMFLIDLEAGRIIDDKELKDTYSNAKPYKAWIKSVRIKLNEIKLSESQLAQNRGKDGASHGAAQGERAAIPLLDRQQAFGYTQEDLKFLMAPMAVLGEEATGSMGNDSPLAVMSNKLKPLYNYFKQLFAQVTNPPIDPIRESMVMSLVSFIGPKPNLLDTNNVNPPMRLEVAQPILGFDDMARLRAISQHTGGKFKSYELNICYPVAWGKEGIEACLASLCAEAVDAVKSGHNILIVSDRNLSPEQVAIPALLATSTIHQHLVGRGLRASTGLVVETGSARETHHFALLAGYGAEAVHPYLALETLSDLAHSLPHEKDADKAIHNYTKAVGKGLMKVMSKMGISTYMSYCGAQIFEAVGLNKSLVDKYFRGTSSTVEGIGLFEVAEEALRLHALAFGSDPVLANALDTGGEYAFRVRGEDHLWTPDAIAKLQHSTRANNYSTYKEYAQIINDQTRRHLTLRGLFEFKIDPSKAIALEEVEPAKDIVKRFATGAMSLGSISTEAHATLAIAMNRIGGKSNTGEGGEDPARYLNEFKGIKISKGETLASVLGAGRVMVDIPLEEGDSLRSKIKQVASGRFGVTAEYLAAADQIQIKMAQGAKPGEGGQLPGHKVSEYIASLRFSVPGVGLISPPPHHDIYSIEDLAQLIHDLKNANPRASISVKLVSEVGIGTVAAGVSKAKADHVVVAGHDGGTGASPLSSVKHAGTPWELGLAETQQTLVLNGLRSRIRVQADGQMRTGRDVVVAAMLGADEIGFATAPLVVEGCIMMRKCHLNTCPVGVATQDPVLRAKFQGKPEHVVNYFFFVAEEARQIMAQLGIRSYDELIGRTDLLDKARAIQHWKAQGLDFSNIFYQPKHESPRALYHTDAQDHGLDKALDHKLIAQAKAALEKGERVSFISPVKNLNRTVGTMLSGEVAKRYGHAGLPDDTIHIQLQGTAGQSAAAFLASGITIDLVGEGNDYVGKGLSGGRIIVRPNTEFRGWAVDNIIVGNTVLYGAIAGEAFFNGVAGERFAVRNSGATAVVEGCGDHGCEYMTGGTVVVLGETGRNFAAGMSGGVAYVYDPTGEFEGKCNMSMVNLEPVLTTKQQGQAGWHSQTRDGERESDETILRRLIERHFKHTGSTRARNLLDDWANSRGKFVKVFPTDYKRALEEMHNSSMEEANDKIELEA
- the ltrA gene encoding group II intron reverse transcriptase/maturase, giving the protein MPATAGRVAVRRGEASSKVTSDETRFPRQDSADTGRDLLEQALARENMQRAWKRVKANKGAAGVDGLDIARTGQHLKHVWPTIKQQLMAGTYRPMPVRRVGIPKPDGSERELGIPTVTDRLIQQALLQVLQPLIDPTFSEHSHGFRPGRRARDAVLAAQQYVQEGYRTVVDVDLSKFFDRVNHDILIDRLRKRVNDAGIIRLVRAYLNAGIMDGGVVVERGEGTPQGGPLSPLLANVLLDEVDRILERQGHRFARYADDCNVYVRSQKAGERVMALLKRRYDRLHLKINESKSAVSQAFGRKFLGYELWMAPRGEVKRAVTKKALEAFRQKIRQLTRRSGGRSIQQVIEGLRLYVLGWKGYFGLAQTPRVLLTLGEWMRHRLRAIHLKHWKRGTTIYRELLKLGANPNVALLVARNSHRWWRNSRLALNKVLTIAYFDRLGMPRLT
- a CDS encoding glutamate synthase subunit beta, with protein sequence MGKITGFMEFERQEEGHLAPQDRVKNYKEFVLTLTDGQAKVQGARCMDCGIPFCSTGCPVNNQIPDWNDLVYHGNYRAAVENLHSTNNFPEFTGRICPAPCESACTLGINDEPVGIKSIERKIADAGWEHGWIVPQPAAAKTGRKVAVIGSGPAGLAAAQQLARVGHDVTVFEKSDRIGGLLRYGIPDFKMEKGLIDRRVEQMKAEGVTFRTSVLVGKDFPATVSNMARDTIFPEDLEKEFDAVVLAGGAEQPRDLPVPGRELKGVHFAMDFLPQQNRVNAGDKLKDQIKATAKHVVVIGGGDTGSDCVGTSNRHGAASVTQFELMPMPPEHENKPLVWPYWPTRLRTSSSHEEGCQRDWAVATKRLEGKGGKVDKLVACRVEWKDGKMQEVPDSEFEMKADLVFLAMGFVSPVQNVLDAFGVQKDARGNARAATEGEKSYQTSKPNVFAAGDMRRGQSLVVWAIREGRQCARAVDEFLMGSSVLPR